A single genomic interval of Bradyrhizobium sp. sBnM-33 harbors:
- a CDS encoding adenylate/guanylate cyclase domain-containing protein: protein MSSQPRPDRSDGLQQMQAPPHVENEALHAERRQLTVVFIDIVGSTPLSERIDPEEFFAVIRTYRDICDEQIRRYGGHIARMIGDGLLAYFGVPQAHENDPERAVRASLAVAAAIKEQKFLLSDGSFVRLGVRIGVNTGLVVVGSVPGEPPDRREVFGSSAHVAARLQGLAGENDVVVGSSTYELTRGTFSYAPLGRRPLKGVEESVEAWRADALASNESRFERARRSPLAPMINRTSDIALLAEMWRQSVAGSGQVGVVSGEPGIGKSRLIRQFRSSLDASPREVLSLQCSPFHINTPLAPEIERLTRATGIQEADNAELALAKLRSLLARAVTNVEHTLRYYGAVLSIPACSGYEPADLGSPFERERALQVFVDALIAASRKLPILMIVEDVQWIDPTSIELLVRAIAHCSGERIMILITHRDDYRADWLSGSAVRRITLQKLAVYECEQMVAAVAGSDFVPRRITSQIVERTDGVPLFVEEFTRAVVDSGAVPRAADGPVPSGKLPEPLVPASIHDSLMERLDRLGPAKRVAQIASVFGRQFNYEGIFNVFPGKGQTLKHALWALESAGIVYRIEGPQGAIFTFKHAMIQEAAYSSLLKEERRELHARVASWLLQEAAIGESSQPAVLGYHYARAGNVPEAIEAWLQAGKSALRRSATKEAVAHLREGLSLIPKMPASPRRFEAEIALQSNLAMAYTANAGWSDPNVYGPYSRALKLCANHGTIREKATVLWGSTIAKLVNCELNKGLEHAEDFVRRAEEWRDDEAALMAYAAAVIANFFLGRLEQASELAALISARYNPREHGKLVQIYQHDPLIVSLIYSGHIEWLLGRPGRARECCETARQLANEIGHPFMLAFASILGVSDHWYEGDLAANLASVERGMKVADEYGYPMYRVIGPLWATAALAERGPAPKVLELLCGLLGKLPARCIQLPLYRILLATEFGRVGQIERARSFAASAESLMKQTGERWAAPEIYRIYGSLLCREPLRDDRAAMRLFKRSLASARKLGAVGWELRTAISIAHLVTAGESASGRVEARDLLISTRAKFASAETSRDLREADDLARALA, encoded by the coding sequence ATGAGTAGCCAGCCGAGGCCCGATCGGTCGGACGGACTTCAGCAGATGCAGGCGCCGCCGCATGTCGAGAACGAAGCGCTACACGCCGAACGGCGGCAGCTTACCGTTGTATTTATCGACATCGTCGGCTCGACGCCCCTGAGCGAGCGGATTGATCCCGAAGAGTTCTTCGCGGTTATCAGAACCTACCGCGATATCTGCGACGAGCAGATTCGCCGCTACGGCGGTCACATCGCCAGAATGATTGGCGACGGATTGCTGGCATATTTTGGCGTGCCGCAAGCCCATGAAAATGATCCTGAACGCGCGGTCCGCGCCTCGCTGGCGGTGGCCGCGGCGATCAAGGAGCAGAAGTTTCTGCTGTCGGATGGCAGCTTCGTTCGCCTGGGCGTGCGCATCGGGGTTAATACCGGGCTCGTCGTCGTCGGCAGCGTGCCCGGCGAACCGCCCGATCGGCGGGAAGTGTTCGGCAGCTCGGCTCATGTCGCGGCCCGCCTGCAAGGGCTCGCCGGTGAGAATGATGTCGTGGTCGGTTCGAGCACTTACGAGCTGACCCGCGGAACGTTCAGCTACGCGCCGCTTGGCAGACGACCGCTCAAGGGCGTGGAAGAGTCGGTCGAAGCCTGGCGTGCGGACGCTCTTGCGTCCAACGAAAGCAGGTTCGAGAGGGCGCGGAGGTCGCCTCTTGCCCCGATGATCAACCGAACCAGCGACATCGCATTGCTTGCCGAGATGTGGCGGCAGAGCGTAGCGGGCTCGGGACAGGTCGGCGTCGTTTCCGGCGAACCCGGCATCGGCAAGTCGCGCCTGATCCGCCAGTTCCGCAGTTCCCTTGATGCGTCTCCGCGTGAGGTTCTATCGCTGCAATGCTCGCCGTTTCACATCAACACGCCGCTTGCTCCGGAAATCGAGCGGCTCACGCGCGCGACCGGCATCCAGGAGGCCGACAACGCCGAACTCGCATTGGCAAAATTGCGTTCGCTTTTGGCAAGAGCCGTCACCAACGTCGAGCACACACTTCGTTACTACGGAGCGGTCTTGTCGATACCCGCCTGCTCGGGATACGAGCCTGCGGATCTCGGATCTCCGTTCGAGCGCGAGCGCGCTCTTCAGGTGTTCGTCGATGCTCTCATTGCGGCCTCGCGCAAGCTGCCGATCCTCATGATTGTCGAGGACGTCCAGTGGATCGATCCGACTAGCATCGAGCTGCTGGTACGCGCGATAGCTCACTGTTCTGGCGAGCGGATCATGATCCTGATCACGCATCGCGATGACTACCGGGCCGACTGGTTGTCGGGCTCGGCGGTTCGACGGATTACTCTGCAAAAACTGGCAGTGTACGAATGCGAGCAAATGGTCGCGGCTGTCGCAGGTAGCGATTTCGTACCGCGCCGGATTACCAGCCAGATCGTGGAAAGAACCGACGGTGTGCCACTCTTTGTCGAGGAGTTTACGCGGGCTGTCGTTGATTCCGGAGCGGTCCCACGCGCCGCCGACGGCCCTGTGCCGAGCGGGAAATTGCCGGAACCTCTGGTGCCGGCAAGTATTCACGATTCACTGATGGAGCGCCTTGATCGTCTCGGTCCGGCCAAGCGCGTCGCCCAGATCGCCTCCGTCTTCGGAAGGCAATTCAATTATGAAGGTATTTTCAATGTATTTCCAGGTAAAGGCCAAACGCTGAAACACGCGTTGTGGGCACTGGAGAGCGCCGGGATCGTGTATCGCATCGAGGGACCTCAAGGCGCCATCTTCACGTTCAAGCACGCGATGATACAGGAAGCGGCCTATTCCTCGTTGCTCAAGGAGGAAAGGCGCGAGCTCCATGCGCGCGTTGCATCGTGGTTGCTTCAGGAGGCCGCAATCGGAGAGAGCAGCCAGCCCGCCGTGCTCGGCTATCACTACGCGCGCGCAGGTAACGTTCCGGAAGCCATCGAGGCCTGGCTTCAGGCGGGCAAATCCGCGCTCCGCCGCTCGGCCACCAAGGAGGCCGTGGCCCATCTTCGCGAAGGCCTCTCGCTGATACCCAAGATGCCCGCCTCACCACGGCGCTTCGAAGCTGAAATCGCATTGCAATCCAACTTGGCGATGGCGTACACCGCCAACGCGGGGTGGTCCGATCCGAACGTCTATGGCCCCTACAGTCGCGCACTCAAGCTTTGCGCGAACCACGGCACCATTCGTGAGAAGGCGACGGTGCTTTGGGGAAGTACGATCGCCAAGCTCGTCAATTGCGAGCTCAACAAGGGCCTCGAACACGCCGAAGATTTCGTTCGCCGGGCAGAGGAGTGGCGCGACGACGAGGCTGCTCTCATGGCGTACGCCGCTGCCGTGATCGCCAATTTCTTTCTCGGCCGCCTGGAGCAGGCGAGCGAGCTCGCGGCTTTGATCAGCGCCCGCTACAATCCTCGTGAGCACGGCAAGCTGGTCCAAATTTATCAGCATGATCCATTGATTGTATCGCTCATCTATTCCGGACACATCGAATGGTTATTGGGTCGGCCAGGCCGGGCCAGAGAATGCTGTGAGACGGCACGGCAGCTCGCGAATGAGATCGGCCATCCGTTCATGCTGGCATTTGCCTCCATTCTGGGCGTTTCCGATCACTGGTATGAAGGCGACCTTGCGGCCAACCTGGCCAGTGTCGAGCGCGGCATGAAGGTCGCTGATGAGTATGGCTATCCAATGTACCGGGTCATCGGTCCGTTGTGGGCGACCGCCGCGTTGGCGGAACGTGGTCCTGCGCCGAAAGTGCTCGAACTACTATGCGGATTGCTCGGCAAGCTACCCGCCCGGTGCATTCAGCTTCCGCTCTATCGAATCCTGCTCGCCACGGAATTCGGACGGGTCGGGCAGATAGAAAGGGCTCGAAGCTTCGCCGCTTCGGCCGAATCCCTGATGAAGCAAACCGGCGAGCGCTGGGCTGCTCCCGAGATTTATCGGATCTACGGCTCCCTGCTATGTCGCGAACCGCTGCGAGACGACCGGGCAGCCATGCGCCTGTTCAAACGTTCGCTTGCCTCTGCCAGGAAGCTCGGGGCGGTCGGTTGGGAATTGCGGACGGCGATCAGCATCGCGCACCTCGTCACGGCCGGCGAGAGCGCATCCGGACGCGTCGAGGCACGAGACCTGTTGATATCGACCAGGGCGAAATTTGCGTCCGCGGAAACTTCCCGCGACCTACGTGAGGCTGATGATCTGGCAAGAGCGTTGGCCTAG
- a CDS encoding Dyp-type peroxidase: MQKLLDAGYVTPGQWQEKPDATLNLALTFDGLRALGLPEESLATFPAEFREGMKVRAEVLGDVGLSSPENWDEPWKTRRVHILVMIYGRTADALEERCRKLRQLLPASVEELAPDQPAESLSINGETVRREHFGFADGLSNPDVEGVPREAGASKDIGNPDHSGRFRKIPLGEFILGYPGEGGDLAPMPLPNLLAHNATYMVFRKLEQNVPAFRDYIKAQADKFARTIPGGLPDDVSAEEFLAAKMMGRWQNGSSLIEYPHRPGKSLANSFAYAGDPAGARCPLGAHVRRTNPRDALGFGGKTMSRHRLIRRGIIYGKFLPPGKEDNERRGIIFIAFNSGFDQFEFVQRFWVNFGDDFEQGNDADPIVGSNQRGQMVIPGDEATGRRPFICFDIPRFVETKGGDYFFVPSLAALRLLASGRVHAS; encoded by the coding sequence ATGCAGAAACTGCTGGACGCGGGCTACGTCACTCCCGGCCAGTGGCAGGAAAAACCGGACGCGACGCTCAATCTCGCCCTGACCTTCGACGGACTGCGCGCCCTCGGCCTTCCGGAAGAAAGTCTCGCGACTTTCCCGGCTGAGTTTCGCGAGGGCATGAAGGTGCGTGCAGAGGTGCTCGGCGATGTCGGCCTGAGTTCGCCGGAAAATTGGGATGAACCCTGGAAGACGCGCCGTGTGCATATTTTGGTTATGATCTACGGCCGGACGGCGGATGCGCTTGAAGAGCGTTGCCGAAAGCTCAGGCAGTTGTTGCCGGCCAGCGTAGAGGAATTAGCTCCTGATCAACCCGCCGAGTCTTTGAGCATCAATGGCGAGACTGTGCGCCGTGAGCATTTTGGCTTCGCCGACGGGCTGAGCAATCCCGATGTCGAGGGCGTACCGCGCGAGGCGGGCGCCAGCAAGGATATCGGCAATCCCGATCACAGCGGGCGATTTAGAAAAATTCCGCTGGGGGAGTTCATTCTCGGCTATCCCGGTGAAGGCGGCGATCTCGCGCCTATGCCGCTGCCGAACCTGCTTGCGCACAACGCAACCTATATGGTGTTCCGCAAGCTCGAACAGAATGTGCCGGCGTTTCGAGACTACATCAAGGCGCAAGCAGACAAGTTTGCCCGGACGATCCCCGGCGGCCTGCCCGACGACGTGAGCGCGGAAGAATTTCTGGCGGCCAAGATGATGGGACGCTGGCAAAATGGATCTTCGCTGATCGAGTATCCGCATAGACCGGGCAAGTCTCTCGCCAATTCATTCGCCTATGCCGGCGATCCCGCGGGCGCGCGATGTCCATTGGGAGCCCATGTGCGACGCACCAATCCGCGCGACGCGCTCGGGTTCGGCGGCAAGACGATGAGCAGGCACCGTCTGATCCGGCGCGGGATCATCTATGGCAAGTTTCTGCCGCCCGGCAAGGAGGATAATGAGAGGCGCGGCATTATCTTCATCGCCTTCAATTCCGGCTTCGATCAGTTCGAGTTCGTGCAGCGGTTCTGGGTCAATTTTGGCGACGATTTCGAACAGGGCAACGACGCCGATCCGATTGTCGGCAGCAACCAACGCGGGCAAATGGTAATCCCGGGCGATGAGGCTACCGGGCGGCGGCCATTTATCTGTTTCGACATTCCGCGCTTTGTCGAAACCAAGGGCGGCGACTATTTCTTCGTCCCGAGTCTTGCCGCGCTCAGGCTGTTGGCCTCCGGCAGGGTTCACGCGTCATGA
- a CDS encoding MHYT domain-containing protein — translation MHHHPGAHDPVLVALSVLIAALSSYTALDLATRMRAASGSASLGWLGAAAVAMGGGIWSMHFVAMLAFSLPSVEISYDPLLTLLSLALPILVAAAAFVVVSQRANALVVSGIGMGLAISGMHYTGMSAMRMAASIHYDPVWVVLSIAIAIGASIIALWLAFRTTSVLERISAGAVMGLAISGMHYAAMQGSSFVATDAFLGRAAHGAVGQAPLAFLVAGTTIVVLVIGLAAAVYDRASAERADREAEALRRSEEKFRLLVEGVADHAIFMLDPEGRVANWNLGARRLIGYGDEIVGTHYAILHTEEDRGSGIPDAVLLDAKQEGKSATEGWRVRKDGSRFWAEATIRAVRNERGEAIGFAKIVRDVTERRRAQEALERTRDALVISQKMETVGQLTGGVAHDFNNILAVILGSLELAKKRLQPEDPRIHRLLDNAIQGALRGASLTQRMLAFARKQDLKPVVVDVPELVRGMAALLKFDPAIRVETRFPIELSKVKVDANQLELAILNLAVNARDAIAASGGVISIAAREEQAIDGLTEGRYVALSVSDTGCGMDEETLKHAQEPFFTTKGVGKGTGLGLSMVKGLAEQSGGVLRLKSRIGEGTTAEIWLPAAQDEKVEEPDAAEPSRSAPRSSRPLSVLVVDDDLLVLDSIAAMLDDLGHAVIEARSGEEAVQLLRRMPKIDIVVTDYAMPGMNGLLLAEAVAAERPGTPVVLCTGYAELLGSTQPHLPRISKPFDQAALLAAIDEVMRAQAASRSVLTLHPKRA, via the coding sequence ATGCATCACCATCCAGGCGCCCACGACCCCGTTCTTGTCGCGCTGTCAGTCCTGATCGCCGCACTTTCTTCCTACACGGCGCTGGATCTTGCGACGCGCATGCGGGCTGCTTCCGGCTCTGCCAGCCTGGGCTGGCTTGGGGCTGCGGCCGTCGCCATGGGTGGCGGCATCTGGTCCATGCATTTCGTCGCCATGCTGGCGTTCAGCCTGCCCAGCGTCGAAATTTCCTACGATCCGCTCCTGACGCTGCTCTCGCTCGCCCTTCCCATTTTGGTCGCTGCAGCCGCGTTCGTCGTCGTAAGTCAGCGGGCGAACGCGCTCGTTGTTTCCGGCATTGGAATGGGACTCGCGATCTCCGGCATGCACTACACCGGCATGAGCGCGATGCGGATGGCGGCTTCCATTCACTATGATCCCGTCTGGGTCGTGCTTTCCATCGCGATCGCGATCGGCGCGTCCATCATCGCGCTGTGGCTCGCCTTTCGCACGACGAGCGTGCTGGAGCGCATATCGGCCGGCGCCGTTATGGGCCTGGCGATCTCCGGGATGCATTACGCCGCCATGCAGGGCTCCTCCTTTGTTGCCACCGATGCCTTCCTTGGCCGCGCAGCCCATGGCGCCGTGGGGCAGGCGCCGCTCGCGTTCCTGGTCGCCGGCACCACGATCGTCGTCCTCGTCATCGGGCTCGCCGCGGCCGTGTACGACCGCGCCTCGGCAGAACGTGCCGATCGCGAAGCCGAGGCACTCAGGCGAAGCGAGGAGAAATTCCGCCTGCTGGTGGAGGGCGTAGCCGATCATGCCATCTTCATGCTCGACCCCGAAGGGCGGGTGGCGAACTGGAATCTCGGCGCTCGCCGGCTGATCGGCTATGGCGACGAGATCGTCGGGACGCATTACGCCATCCTCCACACCGAGGAGGACCGAGGCTCCGGGATTCCTGACGCCGTGCTTCTGGACGCAAAGCAGGAAGGCAAGTCGGCAACCGAAGGCTGGCGCGTTCGCAAGGACGGTAGCCGCTTCTGGGCCGAGGCGACGATACGCGCGGTGCGAAACGAGCGTGGCGAGGCCATTGGCTTCGCCAAGATCGTGCGGGACGTGACGGAACGCCGCCGGGCCCAGGAAGCGCTGGAGCGTACGCGCGATGCGCTCGTGATATCGCAGAAGATGGAGACTGTCGGACAGCTTACCGGCGGCGTCGCCCATGACTTCAACAACATACTCGCCGTGATCCTGGGCAGCCTCGAACTGGCGAAGAAGCGCCTCCAGCCGGAAGATCCCAGGATTCACCGGCTGCTCGATAATGCGATTCAGGGTGCGCTGCGCGGCGCCTCGCTGACCCAGCGCATGCTGGCGTTCGCGCGCAAGCAGGACCTCAAGCCCGTCGTCGTGGATGTCCCGGAGCTGGTGCGCGGAATGGCAGCTCTCCTGAAGTTTGATCCGGCCATCCGGGTCGAGACCCGTTTTCCGATCGAGCTTTCGAAGGTGAAGGTCGATGCCAACCAGCTCGAGCTCGCGATCCTCAACCTCGCTGTCAATGCGCGCGACGCGATCGCGGCAAGTGGCGGGGTCATCAGCATCGCCGCACGCGAAGAGCAGGCCATCGATGGCCTTACCGAGGGACGATACGTCGCGCTGTCGGTGAGCGACACCGGATGCGGCATGGACGAGGAGACGCTCAAGCATGCGCAGGAGCCGTTCTTTACGACCAAGGGCGTCGGCAAGGGAACCGGTCTCGGCCTCTCGATGGTGAAAGGGTTGGCCGAACAGTCCGGAGGCGTGCTGCGGCTGAAGAGCCGCATCGGCGAGGGGACCACGGCCGAGATCTGGCTGCCTGCCGCTCAGGACGAAAAGGTGGAGGAGCCCGATGCGGCAGAGCCGTCACGCTCCGCGCCCCGCAGCAGCCGACCTCTTTCGGTGCTGGTCGTCGACGATGACCTTCTCGTCCTCGACAGCATCGCTGCGATGCTCGATGATCTCGGCCACGCCGTGATCGAGGCGCGCTCCGGCGAGGAGGCCGTCCAGCTGCTGCGCCGAATGCCGAAGATTGATATCGTGGTGACCGACTACGCCATGCCGGGGATGAACGGGTTGCTGCTTGCCGAGGCAGTGGCCGCCGAGCGGCCGGGTACGCCCGTGGTGCTCTGCACAGGATATGCCGAACTGCTGGGCTCGACGCAGCCTCACCTGCCTCGCATTTCCAAGCCGTTCGACCAGGCGGCGCTCCTGGCCGCCATTGATGAGGTGATGCGCGCACAGGCCGCTTCGCGCTCGGTCTTGACCTTGCACCCGAAGAGAGCCTGA
- the dinB gene encoding DNA polymerase IV, which yields MATTATILHADLDAFYASVEQLLDPSLRGKPVAVGGGVVLAASYEAKAFGVRGGMPGRQARELCPQLTFVSGHFSEYQRLGDAAIKVIGDFTPLVERISIDEAFADVAGCTHLFGSPAEIARTIRRRVRAELGLPISVGVARTKHLAKIASQVAKPDGLVVVDPDTELQFLHHLPVELMWGVGPVTKVRLAEIGVLTIGQLAKTPGWSLERLLGPAAGEKLAALAWNLDPREIKSHRRARSAGAQSAIGRKPAEERVFRPTLFHLADRIGTRLRAKSRPGRTVTVRVRLANLNSATRSVTLDAPISATVILAELAEELVRAVLADHPDEKTISLLAISVSHLEEHWDLELELPLGLQDESRRPGTKTGMARWAADRAVDLIRGRFGWDAIGYGSVVLGISRSVPDAFRELAQKEL from the coding sequence ATGGCAACGACAGCCACCATCCTCCATGCGGACCTGGATGCTTTCTATGCCTCGGTAGAGCAGCTCCTTGACCCTTCGTTGCGCGGCAAACCCGTCGCCGTAGGTGGTGGAGTTGTGCTTGCCGCTTCTTACGAAGCCAAGGCCTTCGGGGTCCGCGGCGGCATGCCGGGACGGCAAGCGCGCGAACTCTGTCCGCAACTCACTTTTGTCAGCGGTCATTTCAGCGAATACCAACGGCTAGGTGACGCCGCCATCAAGGTGATTGGGGATTTCACGCCCCTCGTCGAGCGGATTTCCATCGACGAGGCCTTTGCCGACGTTGCGGGCTGCACCCATCTCTTCGGTTCGCCCGCCGAAATTGCAAGGACGATCCGCCGACGCGTGCGGGCGGAGCTTGGCCTTCCGATCTCAGTCGGCGTAGCCCGCACCAAGCATCTGGCAAAAATTGCCTCGCAAGTGGCCAAGCCCGACGGGCTGGTGGTTGTCGATCCCGACACCGAGCTGCAATTCCTTCACCACCTGCCGGTCGAGCTGATGTGGGGAGTAGGCCCGGTCACGAAGGTGCGGCTGGCCGAGATCGGCGTGCTCACGATCGGGCAGCTGGCAAAGACGCCGGGATGGTCGCTTGAGCGGTTGCTCGGTCCCGCCGCAGGAGAGAAACTCGCAGCGCTGGCTTGGAATCTCGATCCGCGAGAAATCAAGTCGCACCGACGAGCTCGATCCGCGGGAGCCCAGTCGGCGATTGGCAGGAAGCCTGCCGAAGAGCGGGTTTTTCGGCCCACCTTGTTTCACCTTGCAGACCGGATTGGCACTCGGCTCCGCGCAAAGTCCAGGCCTGGCCGAACCGTGACGGTGCGCGTTCGCCTCGCCAATCTGAACTCAGCCACCCGCTCGGTGACGCTCGACGCGCCAATCTCAGCAACCGTAATCCTTGCCGAGCTTGCCGAGGAGCTGGTGCGCGCGGTCCTTGCAGATCATCCGGACGAGAAGACCATCTCGCTCCTGGCGATCTCGGTATCGCATCTCGAGGAGCACTGGGATCTGGAACTGGAGCTTCCGCTTGGACTTCAAGACGAATCCCGCCGCCCCGGCACCAAAACAGGCATGGCACGTTGGGCGGCCGACCGTGCCGTCGATCTGATTCGCGGTCGCTTCGGATGGGATGCTATTGGGTACGGTTCGGTAGTGCTCGGCATCTCTCGTTCCGTTCCCGACGCGTTTCGCGAACTTGCCCAAAAGGAGCTGTGA
- a CDS encoding adenylate/guanylate cyclase domain-containing protein — translation MNAPPKIDPVTARSDGDILHWLTNETRDERFIDNIFAELCIRLQRAGIPVKRASLHILIHHPQWLGARIMWADGMREAEIARVDYDVRERSEYIDSPANEIHDGATEVRENLEREASLGRKHAVFDELRAKGLTDYVAWPLYHTLGKRHIVTFATDRPGGFDEAHIGSLLKLLPVLALVSEIRVKNRLARTLLETYVGSHASELILAGATRRGSGTTVRAAIMICDLRDFTRISDNWPRDDVIDLLNGYFDAMSEPIARHGGEILKFIGDGLLAIFPLSQPSACANLLHAVAEARQAMLALNEKNSQTGRAPLNYGIGVHVGDVMYGNIGSRSRLDFTVIGPAVNMASRLEALTKQLGRTVLLSRAFADFVKSDFDLERVGEYPVRGFNDPIELFTYHG, via the coding sequence ATGAACGCGCCGCCAAAAATCGATCCCGTTACCGCGCGCTCTGACGGGGACATCTTGCATTGGCTGACAAACGAAACGCGCGATGAGCGCTTCATTGACAACATTTTCGCTGAGCTGTGTATCCGGCTTCAGCGAGCAGGCATTCCCGTCAAGCGGGCGTCGCTTCATATCCTGATCCACCATCCGCAATGGCTTGGCGCCCGGATCATGTGGGCCGACGGGATGCGCGAGGCGGAGATTGCCAGGGTCGACTACGATGTCAGGGAGCGATCCGAATACATCGATAGTCCTGCCAACGAAATCCATGACGGTGCCACCGAGGTGCGCGAGAATCTCGAACGGGAGGCGTCACTGGGCCGCAAGCACGCCGTCTTTGACGAGCTGCGGGCGAAAGGCCTGACCGACTATGTGGCGTGGCCGCTGTACCATACGCTCGGCAAGCGGCATATCGTGACCTTTGCAACCGACCGGCCAGGAGGTTTCGACGAGGCGCATATCGGCAGCCTGTTAAAGCTGTTGCCGGTTCTGGCGCTGGTCAGCGAAATTCGTGTCAAGAACCGGCTGGCGCGAACGCTGCTCGAAACTTACGTCGGGTCGCATGCCAGCGAGCTCATTCTAGCCGGCGCCACCAGGCGCGGCAGCGGGACGACGGTACGCGCCGCCATCATGATCTGCGATCTGCGTGATTTCACCAGGATCTCCGACAACTGGCCGCGCGATGACGTCATTGATCTTCTGAACGGCTATTTCGATGCAATGTCGGAGCCGATTGCGCGACATGGTGGGGAAATACTGAAATTCATCGGCGACGGTCTGCTTGCCATTTTTCCGCTCAGCCAGCCGTCGGCCTGCGCAAATCTGCTGCATGCGGTGGCTGAAGCCCGTCAGGCTATGCTTGCCCTCAATGAGAAAAACAGCCAAACCGGTCGTGCGCCGCTGAATTACGGCATCGGCGTCCACGTCGGAGACGTCATGTACGGCAATATCGGGTCGCGCAGTCGGCTCGATTTCACGGTCATCGGTCCTGCGGTCAATATGGCTTCGCGTCTCGAAGCCCTCACCAAGCAATTGGGGAGAACGGTGCTGCTGTCCCGCGCGTTCGCCGACTTCGTCAAAAGCGATTTCGATCTCGAACGCGTCGGCGAATATCCGGTCCGCGGCTTCAACGACCCAATCGAGCTGTTTACGTATCATGGCTGA
- a CDS encoding phosphatase PAP2 family protein produces the protein MSTTESQNAARHLKSWAPTLFVAVLLFGFAFIALEVTEGEPIAFDRWLMVAFRHASDLSRPIGPPWLLDVVRDITALGSTAVLALLVMVVTTFLFAIGKRHAGLFVLTTVLSGAILNTLLKLAFARARPDLVAQLTQVSTLSFPSGHAAISAVCYLTLGLMLAQTQASRSVRIHLIMTAAILTLLVGVSRIYLGVHYPSDVLAGWCFGTSWALICQMLMSYFQRTGMIEQPSD, from the coding sequence ATGAGTACAACTGAATCGCAGAATGCTGCCAGGCATCTGAAGTCTTGGGCTCCGACCTTGTTCGTCGCCGTTCTTCTGTTCGGTTTTGCGTTCATCGCACTGGAAGTGACCGAAGGAGAGCCTATCGCGTTCGACCGTTGGTTGATGGTCGCCTTCCGCCATGCGTCCGACTTGTCGCGGCCAATCGGGCCGCCATGGTTGCTTGACGTTGTACGAGACATCACCGCACTGGGCAGTACCGCGGTACTTGCACTGCTGGTCATGGTTGTGACCACGTTCCTTTTTGCCATAGGCAAGCGCCACGCCGGTTTGTTCGTCCTGACGACGGTCCTGAGTGGCGCCATTCTCAATACTCTTCTCAAGCTTGCCTTTGCGCGAGCGCGCCCCGATCTCGTCGCTCAACTCACTCAGGTCTCTACGCTGAGCTTTCCGAGCGGGCACGCAGCGATTTCGGCTGTCTGCTATCTGACGCTCGGCTTGATGCTTGCTCAAACGCAAGCTTCCCGCTCTGTTCGCATCCATCTTATAATGACCGCCGCGATCCTTACCCTGCTGGTCGGAGTCAGCCGCATATATCTCGGAGTTCATTATCCGAGCGATGTGTTGGCGGGCTGGTGCTTCGGCACTTCGTGGGCGCTAATTTGCCAGATGCTCATGTCGTATTTTCAGCGCACCGGAATGATCGAGCAGCCGAGCGACTAG